Proteins encoded together in one Lathyrus oleraceus cultivar Zhongwan6 chromosome 5, CAAS_Psat_ZW6_1.0, whole genome shotgun sequence window:
- the LOC127087467 gene encoding transcription factor bHLH68 has product MMAGNPNWWNMHPQSLNIPQYMLGSSSIPFNSLTENAEVNPQSWSQLLFTGLPGEEERLGFDHFQPKNTENWDVQILNPSSRAPFMDVIKHEASQSENFYNQGHHEEFNTSGLGSSWSHMVPVSSPSSHVTTSLSSDNILDFTYNKLDHSKNQLPDQISECNSSTVGVNKKARVQPSSSQPPLKVRKEKLGDRITALHQLVSPFGKTDTASVLLEAIGYIRFLQSQIEALSSPYLDTAASKNIMRNQHSVHVERNSVFPEDPGQLLDDTGLKRKGAPIPNENVEGNKAKDLRSRGLCLVPISCTQHVGSENGADYWAPAFGSGF; this is encoded by the exons ATGATGGCTGGAAACCCTAACTGGTGGAACATGCATCCACAATCTTTGAATATCCCTCAATATATGCTTGGATCTTCTTCAATCCCTTTCAATTCCTTGACAGAAAATGCTGAAGTTAATCCCCAATCATGGAGTCAACTACTTTT TACTGGACTACCTGGAGAAGAAGAGAGGCTTGGTTTCGATCATTTTCAACCTAAAAACACAGAAAACTGGGATGTTCAAATTCTGAATCCATCTTCAAGAGCTCCTTTTATGGATGTGATAAAGCATGAAGCTTCTCAGAGTGAGAATTTCTATAACCAAGGGCATCATGAAGAGTTTAATACTTCTGGACTTGGTTCGTCTTGGTCACACATGGTGCCGGTTTCTTCTCCAAGCTCTCATGTCACTACTAGCTTGAGTAGTGATAATATATTGGATTTCACTTATAACAAGCTAGATCATAGCAAAAACCAACTACCAGATCAAATATCTGAG TGTAATAGTTCAACTGTTGGAGTTAATAAGAAGGCTAGGGTTCAGCCATCTTCAAGCCAACCACCTCTAAAG GTGAGGAAGGAGAAGCTAGGTGATAGAATAACAGCACTTCACCAACTAGTTTCTCCATTTGGAAAG ACTGACACAGCTTCTGTATTATTAGAAGCCATTGGATACATCAGATTTCTGCAGAGTCAAATTGAG GCACTAAGCTCTCCTTACTTGGACACTGCAGCTTCAAAAAACATCATGAGGAATCAACATTCT GTGCATGTTGAAAGAAATTCTGTGTTTCCTGAGGACCCTGGTCAG CTGTTGGATGACACTGGCCTAAAAAGAAAGGGTGCTCCAATTCCAAACGAG AATGTAGAAGGTAATAAGGCAAAGGACTTGAGGAGTAGAGGGTTGTGTTTGGTTCCAATTTCATGCACACAACATGTTGGAAGTGAAAATGGAGCTGATTATTGGGCACCAGCATTTGGAAGTGGATTTTAA